The Lactuca sativa cultivar Salinas chromosome 2, Lsat_Salinas_v11, whole genome shotgun sequence genome includes the window GATAATACCACCCACCTATTTATCTCTGTCGCTTGACTCATCTACCCTTTGGTCTAGCTGGAGAAGCAGTTAACAGTCACCGGAAGAAGCAGATTAGCAAATAGGAAGGCTTGATTTTTGTTGGTTTCAGAACGCCAACAATTTGTTCAAATCTTTACATGAAGATGACTTTCCAGGAACAAGATCCTGATGTTGTTAGATGGGGTCTTCATCACCTGATGGAAGTTTGTTCTGTAACTAATGGTGGATCACCAGCAGTTTTTACTCATTATGACAAGGATATATCTAGTGTTGAGTATGTGAGCGAAGGTTACTGTGTGCCAAATTATGTCAATGTTGAGAATGATGagatatcaaattatgttgagaATGATGAGATGATTGCTCAAGCTTTACAAGAAGAACTATCACGACTTGCACTGGAGGAAAATCATGGATCGTCTGGTAACAATCAACAAAAAGAATCCGTGCTTGCTCAAGATTGGGTTTCCCCTTCACAAAGACATGATAATTTTACTACTGAGAGCAGACAAGATCAAGACTATGCAAATGAAATGGGAACAAGCAATTCTTTGTTCAGCACCGAAGAAAGATCAGGTGATGATGAAGATCAATCATGTTCCCCTGAGATGGCAGATGAGTCAACTCTTGATGGTGAAGTAGGAAAGAGAATAAATCAAATGGTTCCTATTCGTGTAAGTTTACTTTTAGGTCACAAATGTCAATTGCATAATTCTTTTCAAGTCTTAAAGTTGGTGGGATGTTTGTTTTTAACATGGTGTATGCAGCATGTCCCTAAAGTAAATGGAGAAGTACCCTCTGCTGATGAAGCAACATCAGATCATCAAAGGCTAATGAACAGGTCATTTCTCTTATACTCTTAAATTTAATTAAGTTTTTAGTTATTGATATATGATTATGATGATGATATGTGTTCTATTTCTAGATTGGAGCTCTATGATTTAGTTGAACTAAAAGTTTCAGGGGATGGTAACTGCCAGGTTTGTACTTTGTAGAGTTGTAGCTCATGTTTTTTTGATACTATTTAATGTCACTTTTTTCTTTGATTATTTATAAAACCCTAAACTCATTTCTTGTTTAGTTTCGCGCCTTGTCTGATCAAATCTACCGATCAAGTGAGCACCACAAGCTTGTGAGAGAACAAGTTGTTCATCAGCTCAAGTTTTATCCAGAATTATATGCAGCTTATGTTCCCATGGCTTATGATGATTACTTGAAGAAAATCAGCACGTACATTATAAACTCAATTTtgtattttaactttttaaacccTTTTTTGTTTCTAATGTTGAAGCAAAACTACTGTTACAGGGCTGGTGAATGGGGTGATCATGTCACATTGCAGGCTGCAGCAGATgcggtatttatttatttatttatttatttttttgtgtgtgtgtgtagtccCTTGACATGTGACTTAACATGGGTCATTTGTAATTGCAGTTTGGAGTGAAGATATTTGTGTTAACTTCGTTTAAGGATACTTGTTATATTGAGATTTTACCATGTGCTCAAAAATCAAATCGAAGTAAGTGTGTGGAATATTTTTTCATACTTGAGTCTTTTTGCTAAATGGTGTGTGGTATGGATTATGTGCAGTTATCTTCTTGAGCTTTTGGGCTGAGGTGCATTACAATTCAATTTATCCAGAAGGAGGTAAATTACATAATCCACATTTAGAAATTagtaaagaatatatatatatatatatatatatatatatatatatatatatatatatacaatttgtGGGAAATGAGACATTCTCAAGTATTTAAAATGTTAAACAGAGCTACCGAGCATGGAACAGAGTAAGAAGAAGAAATGGTGGATGCTTGGGGGTTGAATGACATTTGGGTGTAACAGGTGAACTACTTTTCTTTTTCATTGTATAGAAAGTTTTAACATACGAGTTCTAGGATCACGATACATAGTACATATTTCAATTATTTTCAGTTGTTTCCCATTCTTTTTACTTATGTATGGGCTTTTTCTACCTTATTGAGTTAGCATTTAGTACTAGTATACTAGATTCTGCAGAACATAGGAAAACTCAAAGTGTTTCATGTCAATACCACTTTTATCTTTTGAGTTTTTTTGAATTGGGATACTATTAGCCACTTGTTTTATTCATGAAAGAGTGGATTGAAATCAATACCTTAGATTTAaagttatttatattaaaaattagaCTTCAATTAAAAGTTAATATAAATGCATTGAATGTATGAAAAAGTTGTAttatgtattatgtgaaaatgcaATATGTGGCAATAGATGCAGTGTTTACTTGGCATATGGTTAAGAATTTTAGATGTTTAGGTAACAATTTAATATCTCAAATACTTCATTAGTATAAGTGATGATGGATattaaacatgattcaaatagCCTGATATGAAAATATAGGTTAATTAAACCCTACAACATTTTGCTCGATTATCTGATTTGCAGCttaacttatataaatataaagttgGGGAAAGTTGTAGggtttttttttattcaaaaagttATGGTTTAAACTTGAAAGTCGTCAAACTTATGGGTCTTTCATGAAATCAACCCACAAAAAAACCTACCACTTTTCTAATTTTAGTGAATGACCAAAAAAAAGGTTCAAAAAGAACATTTTTCCCAGCATGGTATCGTTAAATGGTTATATCCAACACCAAAAACCGTTTGTTGGATGTTTGGTACGTAACTATATTTCTGTTTTGAGATGTTAAAGGTCATGTGTATATGCAAATAATATTTTTTGATAAAAGATGGAACATAGGATTTACGACTTTACGTGGGGTGTGGTAGTGGAGGTTTTAATCACGCACCGCTTCTTGTCGACCTTACTAGTCTGATTATCCTGAAGGACCCGATGAGGTTTAATAGTGGCTTGATTTTAATTATAATTGGTCGGTGGTATTGTACGGGGTTAGGGGAGCTAttgtagggttttttttttttttttttttttgcatgaatTAAATTGTGGGTGATATAGGAGAGACAATATTATGATGTATGCTTGATCGTGTGggctttttttttaattaaggtATGGTTTTTATTTTGGGTTCTGATGATGGGAGAGAGAAATTAGGTTATGAGATTGCATGCATGGCTTCAAATAGGGAAATTGTTTGTGCATGGCTTAAGTTATGAACACGATTTGCATGGGTATAAATTGATGCGTTCCGTCAActgtctt containing:
- the LOC111882540 gene encoding OVARIAN TUMOR DOMAIN-containing deubiquitinating enzyme 9 yields the protein MKMTFQEQDPDVVRWGLHHLMEVCSVTNGGSPAVFTHYDKDISSVEYVSEGYCVPNYVNVENDEISNYVENDEMIAQALQEELSRLALEENHGSSGNNQQKESVLAQDWVSPSQRHDNFTTESRQDQDYANEMGTSNSLFSTEERSGDDEDQSCSPEMADESTLDGEVGKRINQMVPIRHVPKVNGEVPSADEATSDHQRLMNRLELYDLVELKVSGDGNCQFRALSDQIYRSSEHHKLVREQVVHQLKFYPELYAAYVPMAYDDYLKKISTAGEWGDHVTLQAAADAFGVKIFVLTSFKDTCYIEILPCAQKSNRIIFLSFWAEVHYNSIYPEGELPSMEQSKKKKWWMLGG